The following coding sequences lie in one Danio rerio strain Tuebingen ecotype United States chromosome 25, GRCz12tu, whole genome shotgun sequence genomic window:
- the zgc:114046 gene encoding histone H2B 1/2, which produces MPEPAKAAPKKGSKKAVTKTAGKGGKKRKRTRKESYAIYVYKVLKQVHPDTGISSKAMGIMNSFVNDIFERIAGEASRLAHYNKRSTITSREIQTAVRLLLPGELAKHAVSEGTKAVTKYTSSK; this is translated from the coding sequence ATGCCTGAACCAGCGAAAGCAGCGCCCAAGAAGGGCTCCAAGAAAGCCGTCACTAAGACCGCCGGTAAAGGAGGAAAGAAGCGTAAGAGGACCAGGAAGGAGAGCTACGCTATCTACGTGTACAAGGTTTTGAAGCAAGTTCATCCCGACACCGGAATCTCTTCAAAGGCGATGGGCATCATGAACTCGTTCGTCAACGACATCTTCGAGCGCATCGCCGGTGAGGCGTCTCGTCTCGCTCACTACAACAAGCGCTCCACCATTACTTCCAGAGAGATCCAGACCGCCGTGCGTCTGCTGCTGCCCGGAGAGTTGGCCAAACACGCCGTGTCTGAGGGCACAAAGGCCGTCACCAAGTACACCAGCTCCAAGTAA
- the LOC141381029 gene encoding histone H4 → MSGRGKGGKGLGKGGAKRHRKVLRDNIQGITKPAIRRLARRGGVKRISGLIYEETRGVLKVFLENVIRDAVTYTEHAKRKTVTAMDVVYALKRQGRTLYGFGG, encoded by the coding sequence ATGTCTGGAAGAGGCAAAGGCGGTAAAGGACTTGGAAAAGGAGGTGCTAAGCGTCACCGTAAAGTTCTGCGTGATAACATCCAGGGAATCACCAAACCCGCTATCCGTCGTCTCGCTCGCCGTGGTGGAGTCAAACGTATCTCTGGTCTGATCTATGAGGAGACTCGTGGTGTTCTTAAGGTCTTTCTGGAGAATGTTATCCGTGATGCTGTTACGTACACCGAGCACGCCAAGAGAAAGACCGTGACCGCCATGGATGTTGTGTACGCGCTGAAGAGACAGGGACGTACTCTGTACGGTTTCGGAGGTTAA
- the si:dkey-108k21.19 gene encoding histone H2A has product MSGRGKTGGKARAKAKSRSSRAGLQFPVGRVHRLLRKGNYAQRVGAGAPVYLAAVLEYLTAEILELAGNAARDNKKTRIIPRHLQLAVRNDEELNKLLGGVTIAQGGVLPNIQAVLLPKKTEKAAKGK; this is encoded by the coding sequence ATGAGCGGAAGAGGCAAAACCGGCGGAAAAGCCAGAGCGAAGGCTAAGAGTCGCTCCTCCAGGGCAGGACTTCAGTTTCCCGTTGGCCGTGTTCACAGGCTTCTCCGCAAGGGTAACTATGCTCAGCGTGTTGGTGCCGGTGCTCCAGTCTACTTGGCCGCTGTGCTCGAGTATCTGACCGCTGAGATCCTTGAGTTGGCTGGAAACGCCGCTCGGGACAACAAGAAGACCCGTATCATCCCCCGTCACCTGCAGCTGGCGGTACGCAATGACGAGGAGCTGAACAAGCTTCTGGGCGGAGTGACCATCGCTCAGGGCGGTGTGCTGCCCAACATCCAGGCCGTGCTGCTGCCCAAGAAAACCGAGAAGGCCGCCAAAGGCAAATAA
- the hist2h3c gene encoding histone cluster 2, H3c translates to MARTKQTARKSTGGKAPRKQLATKAARKSAPATGGVKKPHRYRPGTVALREIRRYQKSTELLIRKLPFQRLVREIAQDFKTDLRFQSSAVMALQEASEAYLVGLFEDTNLCAIHAKRVTIMPKDIQLARRIRGERA, encoded by the coding sequence ATGGCAAGAACCAAGCAAACCGCTCGTAAATCCACCGGAGGGAAAGCTCCTAGGAAACAGCTCGCCACTAAAGCTGCCCGCAAGAGCGCTCCGGCCACCGGCGGCGTCAAGAAACCTCACCGTTACAGGCCTGGCACCGTTGCTCTGCGCGAGATCCGTCGCTACCAGAAGTCCACCGAGCTGCTGATCCGCAAACTGCCCTTCCAGCGTCTGGTCCGAGAAATCGCCCAGGACTTTAAGACCGATCTGCGTTTCCAGAGCTCCGCCGTCATGGCTCTGCAGGAGGCCAGCGAGGCTTATCTGGTCGGTCTGTTCGAGGACACCAACCTGTGCGCCATCCACGCCAAGAGGGTCACCATCATGCCCAAGGACATCCAGCTGGCTCGCCGCATCCGTGGAGAGCGCGCCTAA
- the si:dkey-108k21.11 gene encoding histone H2B-like: protein MPEPAKPAPKKGSKKAVSKTAGKGGKKRKRTRKESYAIYVYKVLKQVHPDTGISSKAMGIMNSFVNDIFERIAGEASRLAHYNKRSTISSREIQTAVRLLLPGELAKHAVSEGTKAVTKYTSSK, encoded by the coding sequence ATGCCAGAACCAGCAAAGCCTGCGCCCAAGAAGGGCTCTAAGAAAGCCGTCTCAAAGACTGCAGGGAAGGGCGGTAAGAAGCGTAAGAGGACCAGGAAGGAGAGCTATGCCATCTACGTCTACAAAGTGTTGAAACAGGTCCATCCCGACACCGGGATCTCCTCGAAGGCGATGGGCATCATGAACTCTTTCGTCAACGACATTTTCGAGCGCATCGCCGGTGAGGCGTCTCGTCTCGCTCACTACAACAAGCGCTCCACCATCTCATCCAGAGAGATCCAGACCGCCGTGCGCCTGCTGTTGCCCGGAGAGCTGGCTAAACACGCCGTGTCTGAGGGCACAAAGGCCGTCACCAAGTACACCAGCTCAAAGTAA
- the si:dkey-108k21.12 gene encoding histone H4, whose product MSGRGKGGKGLGKGGAKRHRKVLRDNIQGITKPAIRRLARRGGVKRISGLIYEETRGVLKVFLENVIRDAVTYTEHAKRKTVTAMDVVYALKRQGRTLYGFGG is encoded by the coding sequence ATGTCTGGAAGAGGCAAAGGCGGTAAGGGACTTGGAAAAGGAGGCGCCAAGCGTCATCGCAAAGTTTTGCGTGATAACATCCAGGGAATCACCAAACCAGCCATCCGTCGTCTCGCTCGCCGTGGTGGAGTCAAGCGTATCTCTGGTCTGATCTACGAGGAGACTCGTGGTGTTCTTAAGGTGTTCCTGGAGAATGTGATTCGTGATGCTGTTACATACACCGAGCACGCCAAAAGAAAGACCGTGACCGCCATGGATGTTGTGTACGCGCTGAAGAGACAGGGTCGCACTCTGTACGGCTTCGGAGGTTGA
- the h3c13a gene encoding histone H3.2: MARTKQTARKSTGGKAPRKQLATKAARKSAPATGGVKKPHRYRPGTVALREIRRYQKSTELLIRKLPFQRLVREIAQDFKTDLRFQSSAVMALQEASEAYLVGLFEDTNLCAIHAKRVTIMPKDIQLARRIRGERA, encoded by the coding sequence ATGGCAAGAACTAAGCAAACCGCCCGTAAATCCACCGGAGGCAAAGCTCCAAGGAAGCAGCTCGCCACTAAAGCTGCCCGTAAGAGCGCTCCTGCCACCGGCGGCGTCAAGAAACCTCACCGTTACAGGCCCGGCACCGTGGCTCTGCGCGAGATCCGTCGTTATCAGAAGTCCACTGAGCTGCTGATCCGCAAACTGCCCTTCCAGCGTTTGGTCCGAGAAATTGCTCAGGATTTCAAGACCGATCTGCGCTTCCAGAGCTCCGCTGTCATGGCCCTGCAGGAGGCCAGCGAGGCTTATCTGGTCGGTCTGTTCGAAGACACCAACCTGTGCGCCATCCACGCCAAGAGGGTCACCATCATGCCCAAAGACATCCAGCTGGCTCGCCGCATCCGTGGAGAGCGCGCTTAA
- the si:dkey-108k21.15 gene encoding si:dkey-108k21.15, which translates to MSGRGKTGGKARAKAKSRSSRAGLQFPVGRVHRLLRKGNYAQRVGAGAPVYLAAVLEYLTAEILELAGNAARDNKKTRIIPRHLQLAVRNDEELNKLLGGVTIAQGGVLPNIQAVLLPKKTEKAAKGK; encoded by the coding sequence ATGAGTGGAAGAGGCAAAACCGGCGGAAAAGCCAGGGCAAAGGCAAAATCTCGCTCATCCAGAGCAGGGCTTCAGTTTCCCGTTGGCCGTGTTCACAGGCTTCTCCGTAAGGGTAACTATGCTCAGCGCGTTGGTGCCGGTGCTCCAGTGTACTTAGCCGCAGTGCTCGAGTATCTGACCGCTGAGATCCTGGAGTTGGCTGGAAATGCCGCTCGGGACAACAAGAAGACCCGTATCATCCCCCGTCACCTGCAGCTGGCGGTGCGCAACGACGAGGAGCTGAACAAACTCCTGGGCGGTGTGACCATCGCTCAGGGCGGTGTGCTGCCCAACATCCAGGCCGTGCTGCTGCCCAAGAAAACCGAGAAGGCCGCTAAAGGCAAATAA
- the zgc:165555 gene encoding uncharacterized protein LOC100004395: protein MSGRGKGGKGLGKGGAKRHRKVLRDNIQGITKPAIRRLARRGGVKRISGLIYEETRGVLKVFLENVIRDAVTYTEHAKRKTVTAMDVVYALKRQGRTLYGFGG, encoded by the coding sequence ATGTCTGGAAGAGGCAAAGGCGGTAAGGGACTTGGAAAAGGAGGCGCCAAGCGTCACCGCAAGGTTTTGCGTGATAACATCCAGGGAATCACCAAACCCGCAATCCGTCGTCTCGCTCGCCGTGGTGGAGTCAAGCGTATCTCCGGTCTGATCTATGAGGAGACTCGCGGTGTTCTCAAGGTGTTCCTGGAGAATGTGATTCGTGATGCTGTTACATACACCGAACACGCCAAGAGAAAGACCGTGACCGCCATGGATGTTGTGTACGCTCTGAAAAGACAGGGTCGCACTCTGTACGGCTTTGGAGgttaa